A window from Candidatus Nitrosotenuis uzonensis encodes these proteins:
- a CDS encoding rhomboid family intramembrane serine protease, producing MFPIRDENPKPPGFKPKVTYALIIINIIVFFFEVAVTGQFFEFSNNRAAALFYEWGAVPACIMGESSITIQQIRVSCPDMPMLGLLSSVFLHGGLMHLGGNMLFLWIFGDNIELKFGRAKYLGIYLVWGIIAGLAHVVGDMYSPIPAVGASGAISGVLGAYLVMFPRAKVTTFLMMGFFWRMLHVPAKWYLPFWLLFQNVLPFLIGGFGFGSGGVAYLAHIGGFAIGLATGYLYKKTHRPEYMYGSRYGWKGD from the coding sequence ATGTTCCCCATTCGTGACGAGAATCCAAAACCGCCAGGGTTCAAGCCAAAAGTTACATATGCGCTCATCATAATCAACATAATCGTATTCTTTTTTGAGGTTGCAGTGACAGGACAGTTCTTTGAATTTAGCAACAATCGCGCCGCGGCACTGTTCTACGAATGGGGGGCAGTGCCTGCATGTATAATGGGTGAGAGTTCAATAACAATACAACAAATTCGTGTCTCCTGTCCTGACATGCCAATGCTTGGCCTTCTAAGTTCCGTCTTTTTGCATGGAGGACTGATGCACCTTGGAGGCAACATGCTATTTTTGTGGATTTTCGGAGACAATATAGAATTAAAATTTGGCAGGGCAAAATATCTTGGAATATATCTTGTCTGGGGAATAATCGCAGGACTTGCACATGTAGTGGGCGATATGTACAGCCCGATACCTGCAGTCGGAGCTTCTGGGGCAATTTCGGGCGTACTTGGGGCCTACCTTGTCATGTTTCCACGCGCCAAGGTCACAACATTCCTTATGATGGGATTTTTCTGGAGGATGCTGCATGTTCCGGCAAAATGGTATTTGCCATTCTGGCTTCTCTTTCAGAACGTACTGCCATTCCTGATTGGAGGATTCGGATTTGGCTCTGGGGGGGTAGCGTACCTTGCGCACATCGGGGGATTCGCGATAGGCTTGGCAACAGGTTATCTTTACAAAAAAACGCACAGACCAGAATACATGTATGGCTCCAGATACGGTTGGAAGGGAGACTAA
- a CDS encoding tautomerase family protein: MPIITVSMYPGRTQQQKEEFAKAITKSAVEILKTKESHVIVVFEDNPKENWYMAGNPL; this comes from the coding sequence ATGCCAATAATTACTGTCTCAATGTATCCTGGCAGAACACAACAACAAAAAGAAGAATTTGCCAAGGCGATAACAAAGTCCGCAGTTGAGATCCTCAAGACCAAAGAAAGTCACGTAATTGTGGTCTTTGAAGACAATCCAAAAGAAAACTGGTACATGGCAGGTAACCCACTGTAA
- a CDS encoding carbon-nitrogen hydrolase family protein, whose amino-acid sequence MKVAVVQFRASTDKQKNLQRILNYVKESAHKGANLCAFPEFMMFYTTAKQSPAELAELAEPINGNFVNSIASEARKHSITVVGTLYEKSKKKTRVYDTSFIISPSGKLLSSYRKIHLYDALGFRESDKLEPGSKISLPIRTKVGKIGMMICYDLRFPEMSRILALSGSEILVVPSAWVQGEMKEEHWITINKTRAIENGCYVVAPDQVGNIYCGRSLVVDPYGKILLDMKKKQGVGIVDISLDRIKQTRKALPLLQSRRTDIYSNL is encoded by the coding sequence ATGAAAGTAGCTGTAGTTCAATTTCGCGCATCAACTGACAAACAAAAAAACCTTCAGCGAATTCTTAATTATGTAAAAGAGTCAGCGCACAAAGGAGCAAACCTTTGCGCATTTCCAGAATTTATGATGTTTTACACAACTGCAAAACAGTCTCCAGCAGAGCTTGCCGAGCTTGCAGAACCAATTAACGGAAACTTTGTTAACTCGATCGCAAGTGAGGCACGAAAACACTCAATCACTGTAGTGGGTACGCTCTACGAAAAAAGCAAAAAGAAAACCCGTGTGTATGATACATCGTTTATAATATCGCCTTCAGGCAAGTTGCTTAGCTCGTACAGAAAGATCCATCTGTATGACGCATTGGGATTTCGAGAATCAGATAAATTAGAACCCGGCTCAAAGATTTCGCTACCCATACGCACCAAAGTGGGAAAAATAGGCATGATGATCTGTTATGATCTACGCTTTCCTGAGATGTCACGCATTCTTGCCTTATCCGGATCCGAAATCTTGGTGGTTCCTTCCGCATGGGTACAAGGGGAGATGAAAGAGGAACACTGGATTACAATCAACAAAACACGTGCAATAGAGAATGGTTGCTATGTAGTGGCCCCAGATCAAGTTGGAAACATTTACTGCGGAAGAAGCTTAGTCGTCGATCCCTACGGAAAGATTTTGCTTGACATGAAAAAAAAGCAAGGAGTTGGAATCGTGGATATATCGCTTGACAGAATAAAGCAGACGAGAAAAGCGCTACCGCTACTACAAAGCAGAAGAACCGATATCTATTCTAATCTTTAG
- a CDS encoding topoisomerase DNA-binding C4 zinc finger domain-containing protein, which yields MEKMPKLRNSVRITKRRVDLMRSEIKQYYDKNSYLSWSENKKKYIILGSNEPKNGLVICPSCKIGKLMIIRSRKTKKRFIGCSNYYNGCRASSPLLQKAMLGITKTPCSQCAWPIIFFRYSRRQKWQQQCSNMNCQSRISKD from the coding sequence ATGGAAAAGATGCCTAAACTTCGAAACAGTGTTAGGATCACAAAGCGCCGAGTCGATCTGATGCGTTCGGAGATCAAACAGTATTATGATAAGAATAGCTATCTTTCATGGTCTGAAAACAAGAAAAAATATATAATTTTAGGCTCAAATGAGCCAAAGAACGGTCTTGTCATATGCCCCAGCTGCAAGATAGGCAAGCTGATGATAATCAGATCTAGAAAAACAAAAAAGCGTTTCATTGGATGCTCCAACTATTATAACGGATGTAGGGCGTCATCACCCCTGCTGCAAAAGGCAATGCTTGGCATTACAAAGACTCCATGCAGCCAGTGCGCCTGGCCGATTATTTTCTTTAGATATTCTAGAAGGCAGAAATGGCAGCAGCAGTGCTCCAACATGAACTGTCAGAGCAGGATTTCTAAAGATTAG
- a CDS encoding thiolase domain-containing protein: protein MRFVEKVCVLGAGSTKYGKLEDSITDITIQASIGAIETAGIDPKEIQAGYISNVFGIADKQVHLGPVIMSNLGIPEKPSLSIESACGSGSVSFREAFANVAAGFYDAVLVAGVEKVTHTGTEWTTTYFSYCSDFFYEGGAGASFPGLFASMARAYLTEFKATEEDLAMVAVKNHENGLLNPKAHLRKKITVDDVMKSAVVASPLKLYDCCPFSDGASAVILCSEKFAKEHSKNYVSVIGSGRGGSPATLQGRDHMTTIPSTKIAADAAYKMAGITAKDVDFAEVHDCFTIAEIVDTEDLGFFEKGTGVQAVREGRTARNGDIPINPSGGLKAKGHPIGATGVGQVVEVFEQLTGKAGDRTVKDAQIGLTHNFGATGASCAVHIFKSV from the coding sequence CTGAGATTTGTGGAAAAGGTTTGCGTTCTTGGTGCTGGAAGCACAAAATACGGAAAATTAGAAGATAGCATTACAGACATTACAATTCAGGCCTCAATCGGGGCAATAGAAACTGCCGGTATAGACCCAAAAGAGATTCAGGCAGGCTACATTTCAAATGTGTTCGGAATTGCAGACAAACAAGTCCACTTGGGACCTGTCATCATGAGCAATCTAGGGATACCAGAAAAACCATCGCTTTCCATCGAGTCGGCGTGCGGTTCTGGCTCAGTCTCATTCAGAGAGGCATTTGCAAATGTAGCAGCAGGATTCTACGATGCGGTGTTGGTAGCAGGAGTAGAAAAAGTAACACATACTGGCACAGAGTGGACCACAACATACTTTTCATACTGTTCTGATTTCTTTTACGAGGGTGGCGCAGGTGCATCATTCCCAGGCCTCTTCGCATCCATGGCGCGAGCATATCTTACTGAATTCAAGGCAACAGAAGAAGACTTGGCTATGGTTGCAGTAAAAAATCACGAGAACGGGCTGCTCAACCCAAAAGCGCACCTTCGAAAAAAGATTACAGTTGACGATGTCATGAAATCCGCAGTTGTAGCAAGCCCGTTAAAGCTTTACGACTGCTGTCCATTTTCTGACGGTGCAAGCGCCGTTATACTATGTAGTGAAAAATTTGCAAAAGAACACTCTAAAAATTATGTCAGCGTAATTGGATCCGGAAGGGGTGGATCACCTGCCACCCTGCAGGGTAGAGATCATATGACCACCATCCCGAGCACAAAGATTGCCGCAGACGCTGCATACAAGATGGCCGGAATCACTGCAAAAGATGTCGATTTTGCAGAAGTGCACGACTGCTTTACAATCGCAGAAATAGTTGACACAGAAGATCTAGGATTCTTTGAAAAAGGTACTGGAGTGCAGGCTGTAAGGGAAGGAAGGACTGCACGAAACGGCGATATCCCAATCAATCCATCTGGAGGACTAAAGGCAAAGGGTCATCCAATAGGAGCAACTGGCGTGGGCCAAGTCGTAGAAGTTTTCGAGCAGCTAACCGGCAAAGCAGGGGACCGTACAGTAAAAGATGCACAAATAGGGCTTACTCATAACTTTGGCGCAACCGGAGCAAGCTGCGCTGTTCATATCTTCAAAAGCGTGTAA
- a CDS encoding Zn-ribbon domain-containing OB-fold protein gives MSEQKHQFIDAVKAGKVLVKKCTKCGHQHLATVYFCQKCGNKGFENEILEGKGTVATYTIITVPPAGFEKYTPYAWVVMNIDGHDLRISGFLGGIGSPSQLPVGSKVKIIGYDDRGIILEKQ, from the coding sequence TTGTCTGAACAAAAACACCAGTTCATAGATGCGGTAAAGGCAGGTAAAGTCCTAGTCAAAAAGTGCACAAAATGCGGCCATCAACACCTTGCAACGGTCTACTTTTGTCAGAAATGCGGCAACAAGGGATTTGAGAACGAGATTCTTGAGGGGAAGGGCACGGTTGCCACATATACGATAATCACTGTGCCTCCTGCAGGATTTGAAAAGTATACGCCATACGCGTGGGTGGTCATGAACATTGATGGTCACGATCTTAGGATTTCAGGTTTTCTTGGTGGAATAGGGAGCCCATCCCAACTACCTGTAGGCTCCAAAGTCAAGATAATCGGATATGATGACCGCGGGATCATACTGGAAAAACAGTAA
- the nrdD gene encoding anaerobic ribonucleoside-triphosphate reductase gives MSIEVATGAADSKKAGGILQSTSKRVRMIFSVMASPNRIDILRILNSKGPLTYSELKSLAGFKSKKESGKFAYHLRKLLRQSLVALNKSERRYTITNLGKLVLSLARQIEERSIIESGKMYVRTSHESIEEFNSHKIIQSLVREGSLPLELAQKITEEVENRIYKYQTTYLTGSLIREMVNSVLLEHGHEEYRNKLARLGMPVFDVQEMLTNVDNIDNGAQGLFFKAGQSVFSENLLLNTLPKDVADSHLSGDIHISNPGIWSLLPDTLFFNIKELIDDGLDLKGKYLGVARIPTIKTLDNLASSLSMIISLTAKEASKEVILDGLVHLCSKHAKNITDLEEKLVAAFATSSVSSKYTKEPTLTSFRIQLGSDGKIVQAVLNAYKAYVKMTPVPQIGLIIDHSSGKISDVSDIVSEIISIGGKVLFSKDETSYSGVVRIKGKNSTSSINLQSLTINLPRLAFESNKDETYFRARLALLMKPALAAMSLRKKDISDLTRRGLNPVLAANTQYMQRSSVCLVVNLVGLKEAVFNILGYNNDKEGQEVIYKVIQTAVDVAEKKGKEMGDTVIVTMTESDGTSRFSALDGEKYGKMSVQKSLDGENYSEGILISASEIDSITAKAEKIVEANKTSKILNGGLLVKLRFEKETNVEDIKKALEKVGDLVGTFRPSKDVPICGNCGFKDEKLFDKCPVCKSPYILN, from the coding sequence ATGAGCATTGAAGTGGCCACTGGAGCAGCCGACTCGAAGAAGGCCGGAGGTATCTTACAGTCCACCTCAAAGCGTGTAAGGATGATCTTCTCTGTTATGGCAAGTCCAAACAGAATTGACATATTACGAATCCTGAATTCAAAGGGCCCACTAACTTATTCCGAATTAAAATCGCTAGCAGGTTTCAAATCAAAAAAGGAGAGTGGGAAATTTGCATACCATCTAAGAAAACTCTTAAGGCAATCACTTGTCGCACTTAACAAATCTGAAAGACGTTACACGATAACAAACCTTGGAAAGCTCGTGTTGAGCCTTGCAAGGCAGATCGAGGAGCGCTCTATCATAGAGTCTGGTAAAATGTATGTTCGAACATCTCATGAATCAATCGAAGAGTTCAATTCACACAAGATAATCCAATCACTTGTAAGGGAAGGAAGCCTCCCGCTTGAGCTTGCCCAGAAAATCACCGAAGAGGTGGAAAACCGCATCTACAAGTACCAGACTACCTATCTTACAGGCTCGCTTATTAGAGAAATGGTAAACTCGGTGCTGCTAGAGCACGGCCATGAGGAATACAGGAACAAACTTGCCCGCCTAGGCATGCCTGTATTTGACGTCCAAGAGATGCTCACAAACGTGGACAATATCGATAATGGCGCTCAGGGGCTGTTCTTCAAGGCAGGCCAGTCTGTCTTTTCGGAAAACCTTCTACTAAACACTCTTCCAAAAGACGTCGCAGACTCGCACTTATCAGGAGATATCCACATATCAAACCCTGGAATCTGGTCTCTGCTGCCAGACACGCTATTTTTCAACATAAAGGAGCTCATAGATGACGGCTTGGATCTGAAAGGCAAGTACCTTGGCGTAGCGAGAATTCCAACAATAAAAACACTTGACAACCTTGCATCATCGCTCTCAATGATAATATCGCTCACTGCAAAGGAGGCATCAAAAGAAGTCATACTTGACGGACTTGTACATCTATGCTCCAAGCATGCCAAAAACATAACAGATCTTGAAGAAAAACTCGTAGCCGCATTTGCAACATCGTCGGTTTCATCCAAGTATACAAAAGAGCCCACGCTTACATCTTTTAGAATCCAACTCGGATCGGATGGCAAGATAGTTCAAGCAGTGCTCAACGCCTACAAAGCATACGTGAAGATGACTCCGGTTCCACAAATAGGGCTGATAATAGACCATTCGAGCGGCAAAATCTCTGATGTTTCTGATATTGTATCTGAGATAATTTCAATTGGCGGCAAAGTCCTGTTCTCAAAGGATGAAACATCATACAGTGGAGTTGTAAGGATCAAAGGCAAGAACAGCACATCGTCAATCAACTTGCAGTCACTTACGATCAACCTGCCCAGACTTGCGTTCGAATCAAACAAAGACGAGACTTACTTTAGGGCAAGACTTGCACTTTTGATGAAACCGGCACTAGCTGCAATGTCGTTACGCAAAAAGGACATATCCGATCTAACAAGACGCGGCCTTAATCCAGTGCTTGCTGCAAATACACAGTACATGCAGCGCAGCTCAGTCTGCCTTGTAGTGAATTTGGTGGGCCTAAAGGAAGCCGTCTTTAACATACTTGGATACAACAACGACAAGGAGGGCCAAGAAGTAATCTACAAAGTAATTCAGACCGCAGTGGACGTAGCAGAAAAGAAAGGCAAAGAGATGGGTGATACGGTAATAGTCACCATGACTGAAAGCGACGGAACCTCCAGATTCAGTGCCCTTGATGGAGAAAAATATGGTAAAATGTCCGTACAAAAGTCCCTTGACGGCGAGAACTATTCGGAAGGGATATTGATTTCTGCTTCAGAAATTGACTCTATTACCGCCAAGGCAGAAAAGATTGTAGAAGCTAACAAGACATCCAAGATACTCAACGGCGGCCTCCTCGTGAAACTCCGATTTGAGAAGGAAACCAACGTAGAAGACATCAAAAAGGCTTTGGAAAAGGTAGGCGATCTGGTAGGCACGTTCAGGCCTAGTAAGGACGTCCCAATATGCGGCAACTGCGGCTTCAAGGACGAGAAGCTATTTGACAAGTGCCCTGTCTGCAAGTCTCCTTACATACTCAACTAG
- a CDS encoding adenosylcobalamin-dependent ribonucleoside-diphosphate reductase — protein MTTDFSQIESSIVDVKKRDGRITNFNKEKITNAIYKALVANGNPDRKIAEELTSGVLSKLISQGFSASHPPSVEDVQDMVESTLIEKGYGEIAKSYILYRHERRKIREDKMKVLNTKSLDPVAKAFDLNCLRVLASRYLLRNNKNEIIESPSQMFERVAILVGIGDILYDNELFAKDGDIQQDVEEAKKYLNKLDDFDYKFKIGSFYLNKYHFRGLINHYIYLAKRGQMKKSFKEVLTLIAAKKFDSYADRIQEYHTLMTEQDFLPNSPTMMNAGARLGQLSACFVLGMPDDMADIMKSTSDAALIFKSGGGVGINYSDLRHEGDIVASTSGVASGPVSFMNIINTVTEVVKQGGKRRGANMGILEVWHPDVEKFITNKTQPGVLENFNVSVGVWEDFWTALVDSPDGKYTLRSPRDKAPVREINAHQLIDVIAHSAWKSAEPGLIFFDNINKYNVFAKARGGPLRATNPCVTADTWVATSEGPRMVRDLIDVPFKTHLNGRPWSTNGFFSTGIKKIYKLKTKEGFELRLTEDHKVLSVSNMKRNSLESEWTQAGDLKEDQKIVLDDCRYYEWDGKFGQEEGYLMGLMIGDGHIKKDCVILSSWGESKGDASVRGLVLQYAQQMPHRADFDGWMKVKGRGEYRLSLASISGLAESLGLRHENKTITKEIEMASSAFYKGFLRGFFDADGTVLGSQQKGISVRLSQSDLGILKAVQRMLLRLGIVSRIYTNRRTEQEKLLPDGKGHQKLYHTKAQHELVISGENLLRFHNVIGFADTEKMNHLDSLLGNYKRSLNKERFVATVAELVEDGIEEVYDVQVPGVNAFDANGIVAHNCGEQSLYPYESCNLGSINLANLVKRKADGQYEFDWQRYEETIRKTTRFLDNVIDMNFYPVPEIDKASKESRRIGLGVMGVADLLYKLRIPYNSKEGYEFQSKLAEALTYYSMEESVALARSRGEFDLCSRTEYPEGKIPISGYYEKPKGGHYYDWDALIAKIQKHGIRNVLTTTVAPTGTLSMIADCSNGMEPTFALVFEKRVTVGRFFYTNKIFEQVLRENGLYSDELLAKIADNYGSVRGLKEVPEWIQNIFVTAMDIHWSDHLMAQAVWQDWIGNAIAKTINMPNDVSADDVKAAYLLAHELGLKGITVYRDGSRHTQVLHMTSENAEKTFDVEPSAYLREYIAKNIKNAYIRAQVNNALELKIPEEPLRQSEVKEEVPEEMLCPSCKNHLVFVEGCSICIECGFSGCTSG, from the coding sequence ATGACAACAGATTTTTCTCAAATAGAAAGTTCGATCGTTGACGTCAAGAAGCGTGACGGACGTATTACAAACTTTAACAAAGAAAAAATTACAAATGCGATCTACAAAGCCTTGGTTGCAAACGGCAATCCAGATCGCAAGATTGCAGAGGAACTCACCAGCGGAGTCCTGAGCAAGCTAATTTCACAAGGCTTTTCTGCTTCACACCCTCCAAGCGTCGAGGATGTGCAGGACATGGTAGAATCAACCTTGATTGAAAAAGGATACGGCGAAATCGCCAAATCGTACATATTGTACAGACACGAGCGCCGCAAGATACGTGAGGACAAGATGAAGGTTTTAAATACCAAGTCGCTTGACCCGGTGGCAAAGGCATTTGATCTTAATTGCCTTCGAGTCCTTGCATCAAGATATCTTCTGCGAAACAACAAGAACGAGATAATCGAAAGCCCTTCACAAATGTTCGAGCGTGTTGCAATTCTGGTCGGCATAGGTGATATCCTATATGATAACGAGCTGTTTGCAAAGGACGGCGACATACAGCAAGATGTTGAGGAGGCAAAAAAATATCTGAACAAGCTTGATGACTTTGATTACAAATTCAAGATAGGAAGCTTTTATCTCAACAAATACCACTTCAGGGGACTGATCAACCACTACATCTATCTTGCAAAGCGCGGGCAGATGAAGAAGAGCTTCAAGGAAGTACTAACACTAATTGCAGCAAAAAAGTTTGACAGCTATGCGGACAGGATTCAAGAATACCATACTCTTATGACAGAGCAAGACTTTCTGCCAAACTCTCCAACAATGATGAATGCAGGTGCAAGACTTGGCCAGCTCTCAGCATGCTTTGTTCTTGGAATGCCAGACGATATGGCAGACATAATGAAGTCTACCTCTGATGCAGCTCTCATATTCAAGTCTGGTGGTGGAGTTGGAATCAATTACTCTGATCTTAGGCACGAAGGAGACATTGTAGCCTCTACCTCGGGAGTAGCCTCAGGACCTGTATCGTTCATGAACATCATAAACACAGTAACCGAGGTAGTAAAACAGGGAGGAAAACGAAGAGGGGCCAACATGGGCATCCTCGAAGTTTGGCACCCTGACGTTGAAAAGTTCATCACTAACAAGACCCAGCCGGGAGTACTTGAGAACTTTAACGTAAGCGTAGGAGTGTGGGAAGACTTTTGGACCGCACTTGTAGACAGCCCAGACGGTAAATACACTCTGAGAAGTCCGCGTGACAAGGCACCTGTCAGGGAGATAAATGCACACCAGCTAATCGACGTAATAGCACACTCTGCATGGAAGAGCGCAGAGCCGGGACTGATCTTCTTTGATAACATCAACAAGTACAACGTCTTTGCAAAGGCAAGGGGTGGACCACTGAGGGCAACCAATCCATGTGTTACTGCAGATACGTGGGTTGCTACATCTGAAGGACCAAGAATGGTAAGAGATCTGATTGACGTACCGTTTAAGACACACTTGAATGGCAGACCATGGAGTACAAACGGATTCTTCTCTACAGGTATAAAGAAGATCTACAAACTGAAAACAAAAGAAGGCTTTGAACTGCGCTTGACAGAGGATCACAAAGTACTATCTGTCAGCAACATGAAGAGGAACTCTTTGGAATCCGAATGGACGCAAGCAGGAGATCTAAAAGAAGATCAAAAAATTGTTCTTGATGACTGCCGTTACTATGAATGGGACGGAAAATTCGGTCAAGAAGAAGGATATCTAATGGGTCTTATGATCGGCGACGGTCACATCAAAAAGGACTGCGTTATACTGTCATCATGGGGTGAGAGTAAAGGTGATGCGTCCGTAAGAGGTCTTGTCTTGCAGTATGCGCAACAAATGCCACATAGAGCAGACTTTGATGGCTGGATGAAGGTCAAAGGACGAGGTGAATACAGACTTTCATTGGCGTCAATAAGCGGACTTGCAGAATCTCTCGGATTAAGACATGAAAACAAGACAATAACCAAAGAAATTGAAATGGCGTCGTCTGCTTTTTACAAGGGATTCCTCAGGGGATTCTTCGATGCAGATGGAACCGTGCTTGGAAGCCAGCAAAAAGGCATATCTGTCCGTCTTTCACAAAGTGATCTTGGCATACTGAAAGCAGTTCAACGCATGCTTCTCAGATTGGGCATTGTGTCAAGAATATACACAAACAGAAGAACGGAACAAGAAAAGCTCTTGCCGGATGGGAAGGGACATCAAAAACTATATCATACCAAAGCGCAACACGAGCTTGTAATATCTGGAGAAAATCTACTGCGTTTCCACAATGTAATAGGATTTGCAGATACAGAAAAGATGAACCATCTGGATTCATTGCTTGGGAACTATAAACGAAGTCTCAACAAAGAAAGATTCGTAGCAACAGTAGCAGAGCTGGTGGAGGATGGCATCGAAGAAGTATATGATGTTCAGGTGCCAGGAGTAAACGCATTTGACGCAAATGGAATAGTTGCTCACAACTGCGGAGAGCAATCGCTATACCCGTACGAATCATGCAACCTTGGATCAATCAACTTGGCAAACCTAGTCAAAAGAAAGGCGGACGGACAATACGAGTTTGACTGGCAGCGATACGAGGAGACAATACGCAAGACCACCAGATTCCTTGATAATGTAATAGACATGAACTTCTATCCGGTTCCGGAAATTGACAAAGCATCAAAGGAATCAAGAAGGATAGGGCTTGGCGTAATGGGCGTAGCAGATCTTCTCTACAAGCTGAGAATACCGTACAACTCAAAGGAAGGATACGAATTCCAATCAAAGCTTGCAGAGGCGCTGACATACTACTCTATGGAAGAAAGCGTCGCACTTGCACGATCAAGGGGCGAATTCGATCTTTGCTCAAGAACAGAGTATCCGGAAGGCAAGATTCCAATATCTGGCTATTATGAAAAGCCAAAGGGCGGACACTATTATGACTGGGACGCACTAATTGCGAAAATCCAAAAACATGGAATACGAAACGTGTTGACAACCACGGTTGCCCCCACGGGAACTTTGTCCATGATTGCTGACTGCTCAAACGGAATGGAGCCTACATTTGCACTGGTATTTGAAAAGCGTGTAACTGTTGGAAGATTCTTTTACACAAACAAGATCTTCGAGCAGGTGTTGCGAGAAAACGGCCTGTATAGCGATGAACTGCTGGCAAAAATCGCAGACAATTACGGCTCAGTAAGGGGACTAAAAGAAGTTCCAGAATGGATTCAGAACATCTTTGTTACAGCAATGGACATACACTGGTCCGATCACCTCATGGCCCAAGCTGTATGGCAGGACTGGATTGGAAACGCAATCGCAAAAACGATCAACATGCCAAACGACGTGTCTGCAGATGATGTCAAGGCAGCGTACCTTCTGGCTCACGAGCTTGGTCTCAAGGGCATAACGGTGTACCGTGACGGCTCAAGGCACACACAAGTGTTGCACATGACAAGCGAGAATGCGGAGAAGACATTCGATGTGGAGCCTAGTGCGTACCTGCGGGAATACATTGCAAAGAACATCAAGAACGCGTACATCCGAGCACAGGTAAACAACGCACTTGAGCTCAAGATTCCAGAAGAGCCTCTTAGGCAATCCGAAGTAAAGGAGGAGGTTCCGGAGGAAATGCTGTGCCCATCATGCAAGAACCATCTGGTCTTTGTTGAAGGCTGCAGCATATGCATAGAGTGCGGCTTTAGCGGATGCACATCCGGCTAA
- a CDS encoding ribosome biogenesis protein, which yields MLSLIIAEASLELVPKGLWHHNAVISYCRRISKRPSEVLLDNSWHFGAMKGLQNEIKRGRPDIVHFCLLEACTIPLYDDDEIQVFVHTLHDKVIEVGRGVRVPKSYHRFAGIMEKLFAEKKITSGDQTLFALKDMTFSELVDKIKPDKVIGLSPQGQESNYYDAASRCTNKSCLVVGGFPKGDFEDSTKKRIDTFLSVEKRSLEAHVVVARILYEYEKTIFM from the coding sequence ATGCTTTCTTTGATAATTGCGGAAGCATCACTTGAACTGGTGCCAAAGGGGCTGTGGCACCACAACGCGGTTATCTCGTACTGCAGGAGAATTTCAAAGAGACCGTCGGAGGTGCTTCTTGATAATTCCTGGCACTTTGGAGCGATGAAGGGACTGCAAAACGAGATAAAAAGAGGAAGACCTGACATCGTGCACTTTTGCCTGCTTGAGGCGTGCACCATTCCACTGTATGATGACGATGAAATCCAAGTATTCGTTCATACACTGCATGACAAGGTTATAGAGGTCGGCAGAGGAGTGAGAGTGCCAAAATCATATCATCGATTTGCAGGCATAATGGAAAAATTATTTGCAGAAAAAAAAATCACAAGCGGAGATCAGACCCTGTTCGCACTCAAAGACATGACGTTCTCTGAGCTGGTTGATAAAATAAAGCCAGACAAAGTGATAGGACTTTCACCACAGGGACAGGAGAGCAATTACTATGATGCTGCAAGTAGATGTACTAACAAGTCTTGCCTTGTTGTTGGCGGCTTTCCAAAAGGCGATTTTGAAGACTCTACAAAAAAAAGAATCGACACATTTCTGAGCGTTGAGAAAAGATCACTTGAAGCTCATGTAGTGGTGGCTCGAATTTTGTACGAATACGAGAAAACCATTTTTATGTAG